The proteins below are encoded in one region of Streptomyces sp. NBC_00490:
- a CDS encoding aldehyde dehydrogenase family protein encodes MSSYFTDLAQQYIDGEWRPGTGSWDIIDFNPYDGEKLASITIATVDEVDEAYQAAARAQKQWADTNPYARREVFEKALGLIKEREQEITDVIIAELGGTRVKAGFELHLAKEFLREAIHLSLRPEGRIIPSPIDGKENRVYRVPVGVVGVISPFNFPFLLSIKSVAPALALGNGVVLKPHQNTPITGGTLVAKIFEDAGLPKGLLNVVVTDIAEIGDAFIEHPIPKVISFTGSDKVGRHVATVTASHFKRSVLELGGNSAIVVLDDADIDYAVDAAVFSRYVHQGQVCMAANRVLVDRSIADEFTEKFVAKVKSLKVGDPRDPETVIGPVINSSQADALASTVEQAIAEGATALVRGETTDNLVSPSVLTGIPAGSALLHQEVFGPVAFLIPVDGEEEAVRVVNDTPYGLSGAVHTASVERGVNFAKRIDTGMFHVNDGTVHDEPIVPFGGEKSSGVGRLNGETMLDSFTTLKWISVQHGRSRFPF; translated from the coding sequence GGTGAGTGGCGCCCGGGCACCGGCTCCTGGGACATCATCGACTTCAATCCGTACGACGGCGAGAAGCTGGCGTCGATCACCATAGCCACGGTCGACGAGGTCGACGAGGCGTACCAGGCGGCGGCCCGCGCCCAGAAGCAGTGGGCCGACACCAACCCCTACGCCCGCCGCGAGGTCTTCGAGAAGGCGCTCGGTCTGATCAAGGAGCGCGAGCAGGAGATCACCGACGTGATCATCGCCGAGCTCGGCGGCACGCGCGTCAAGGCCGGCTTCGAGCTCCACCTCGCCAAGGAGTTCCTGCGCGAGGCGATCCACCTGTCGCTGCGCCCCGAGGGCCGCATCATCCCGTCGCCGATCGACGGCAAGGAGAACCGTGTCTACCGGGTGCCGGTGGGCGTGGTGGGCGTCATCAGCCCCTTCAACTTCCCGTTCCTGCTGTCGATCAAGTCGGTGGCCCCGGCGCTGGCGCTCGGCAACGGCGTCGTACTGAAGCCGCACCAGAACACCCCGATCACCGGCGGCACCCTGGTCGCGAAGATCTTCGAGGACGCCGGCCTGCCCAAGGGCCTCCTCAATGTCGTCGTCACCGACATCGCGGAGATCGGTGACGCCTTCATCGAGCACCCCATCCCGAAGGTCATCTCCTTCACCGGCTCCGACAAGGTCGGCCGCCACGTCGCCACCGTCACCGCCTCGCACTTCAAGCGTTCGGTTCTCGAACTCGGCGGCAACAGCGCCATCGTGGTGCTCGACGACGCCGACATCGACTACGCCGTCGACGCAGCGGTCTTCAGCCGGTACGTCCATCAGGGCCAGGTCTGCATGGCCGCCAACCGGGTGCTCGTGGACCGCTCGATCGCCGACGAGTTCACCGAGAAGTTCGTCGCGAAGGTCAAGAGCCTCAAGGTGGGCGACCCGCGTGACCCGGAGACGGTGATCGGCCCGGTCATCAACTCCTCCCAGGCGGACGCCCTCGCGAGCACCGTCGAGCAGGCGATCGCCGAGGGCGCGACGGCCCTGGTGCGCGGTGAGACGACCGACAACCTGGTCTCCCCGTCGGTCCTCACCGGCATCCCGGCCGGCTCCGCCCTCCTCCACCAGGAGGTCTTCGGCCCGGTCGCCTTCCTCATCCCGGTCGACGGCGAGGAGGAGGCGGTCCGCGTCGTCAACGACACCCCGTACGGCCTCAGCGGCGCCGTCCACACCGCGAGCGTCGAGCGCGGCGTCAACTTCGCCAAGCGCATCGACACCGGCATGTTCCACGTCAACGACGGCACCGTCCACGACGAGCCGATCGTCCCCTTCGGCGGCGAGAAGAGCTCCGGCGTCGGCCGCCTCAACGGCGAGACGATGCTGGACTCTTTCACCACGCTGAAGTGGATCTCGGTGCAGCACGGACGGAGCAGGTTCCCGTTCTGA
- a CDS encoding DinB family protein, giving the protein MVTHVRAEAHGDERGALLSFLAEQRGGIRRALLGLTDEQASARPSASELSLAGLLKHVAEVEQGWVARAKGEPPAVKRDESNWHECFVLVDGETVEQQLAYWEKVADETEAFIRAVPSLDDTFPLPNDPWFPPDESVSLRWLVLHLIRETARHAGHADIIRESLDGKTAFELVGLARN; this is encoded by the coding sequence ATGGTCACTCACGTGCGAGCCGAGGCCCACGGCGACGAGCGCGGCGCACTGCTCTCCTTCCTCGCCGAGCAGCGCGGCGGCATCCGCCGGGCCCTGCTCGGGCTCACCGACGAACAGGCGTCCGCCAGGCCCAGCGCGAGCGAGCTGTCCCTGGCGGGCCTGCTCAAGCACGTGGCCGAGGTCGAGCAGGGCTGGGTGGCACGGGCCAAGGGCGAGCCGCCGGCGGTGAAGCGGGACGAGTCGAACTGGCACGAGTGTTTCGTGCTGGTCGACGGCGAGACCGTGGAGCAGCAGCTGGCGTACTGGGAGAAGGTCGCCGACGAGACGGAGGCGTTCATCCGCGCGGTGCCCAGCCTCGACGACACCTTCCCGCTCCCGAACGATCCCTGGTTCCCGCCGGACGAGTCGGTCTCCCTGCGCTGGCTGGTTCTGCACCTGATCCGCGAGACGGCCCGGCACGCCGGGCACGCCGACATCATCCGCGAGTCCCTCGACGGGAAGACGGCCTTCGAGCTGGTGGGACTGGCGCGGAACTGA
- a CDS encoding PadR family transcriptional regulator → MSTIRLLVLAAVRQHGRAHGYQVRNDLEYWGAHEWSNAKPGSIYHALKQMAKQGLLYAHEIAPSTAGGPPRTEYEITEAGTEQYLGLVREALTSYDQKMDMKSAAIGCMVDLPRAEAVALLKERTRRIEEWRAAVTEHYIPEEGPEQLGHIGEIMNLWVHTADAEAEWTQGLISRIEGGAYTFAEEGERFVAVLADDQENPYATGERHPEDAR, encoded by the coding sequence ATGTCAACGATCCGTCTCCTCGTGCTGGCCGCGGTGCGCCAGCACGGGCGGGCCCACGGCTATCAGGTGCGCAACGACCTGGAGTACTGGGGCGCGCACGAGTGGTCCAACGCCAAGCCCGGCTCGATCTACCACGCCCTGAAGCAGATGGCCAAGCAGGGACTGCTGTACGCGCACGAGATCGCGCCGTCCACCGCGGGCGGACCACCGCGCACGGAGTACGAGATCACCGAGGCCGGCACCGAGCAGTACCTCGGTCTGGTGCGCGAGGCGCTGACCTCGTACGACCAGAAGATGGACATGAAGTCGGCGGCCATCGGCTGCATGGTCGACCTCCCGCGCGCCGAGGCGGTGGCCCTCCTCAAGGAGCGCACCCGCAGGATCGAGGAGTGGCGCGCGGCCGTCACCGAGCACTACATCCCGGAAGAGGGCCCGGAGCAGCTCGGCCACATCGGCGAGATCATGAACCTGTGGGTGCACACGGCCGACGCGGAGGCCGAGTGGACCCAGGGGCTGATCTCCCGGATCGAGGGCGGTGCCTACACCTTCGCGGAGGAGGGTGAGCGGTTCGTCGCGGTGCTCGCCGACGACCAGGAGAACCCGTACGCGACAGGGGAGCGGCATCCGGAGGACGCCCGCTAA
- a CDS encoding ATP-binding cassette domain-containing protein: protein MADAAITVEGARKKYGGGTTAQNALDGLDLEVGRGTVHGVLGPNGAGKTTLVRVLSTLLRPDAGRVEVAGHDVVRQAHEVRFRIGLLGQHAALDEELGGRQNLEMFGRLYHLGARRARARADELLERFDLAGTGRKPVRAYSGGMRRRLDLAASLITEPEVLFLDEPTTGLDPRGRAEVWSAVRTLVGGGTTVLLTTQYLDEADQLADRVSVVDAGRVIADGTPDELKALTGGDRIDVVLRDEGQLGAAVALLPLPGAGVTVDPDRRLLSAPVTDRMAALSGVLRALEEAGIEAEDVALRRPTLDEVFLHLTDGDRRAKETA from the coding sequence GTGGCCGACGCGGCGATCACCGTCGAAGGGGCACGTAAGAAGTACGGCGGCGGCACCACCGCACAGAACGCACTGGACGGCCTCGACCTGGAGGTCGGCCGAGGCACGGTCCACGGAGTACTCGGGCCGAACGGCGCGGGCAAGACGACCCTGGTCCGCGTCCTGTCCACCCTGCTCCGGCCGGACGCGGGACGTGTCGAGGTGGCCGGCCATGACGTCGTACGGCAGGCGCACGAGGTGCGCTTCCGCATCGGCCTGCTCGGCCAGCACGCGGCGCTCGACGAGGAACTCGGCGGCCGCCAGAACCTGGAGATGTTCGGCCGCCTCTACCACCTGGGCGCCCGCAGGGCACGCGCGCGTGCCGACGAGCTCCTGGAGCGCTTCGACCTGGCCGGCACCGGCCGCAAACCGGTCCGCGCCTACAGCGGAGGCATGCGCCGCCGACTGGACCTCGCGGCCTCCCTGATCACCGAGCCGGAGGTGCTCTTCCTGGACGAACCCACCACCGGCCTCGACCCGCGTGGCCGCGCCGAGGTCTGGTCCGCGGTCCGCACCCTGGTCGGCGGCGGTACGACGGTCCTGCTGACCACGCAGTACCTGGACGAGGCCGACCAGCTCGCCGACCGCGTCTCGGTCGTCGACGCCGGCCGGGTGATCGCCGACGGCACCCCGGACGAGCTGAAGGCCCTGACGGGCGGCGACCGCATCGACGTCGTCCTGCGCGACGAGGGCCAACTGGGCGCGGCGGTCGCCCTGTTGCCGCTGCCCGGGGCGGGCGTCACGGTCGACCCCGACCGCCGGCTGCTCAGCGCCCCGGTCACCGACCGGATGGCGGCGCTCTCCGGCGTCCTGCGGGCACTGGAGGAGGCCGGGATCGAGGCGGAGGACGTGGCACTGCGGCGGCCGACGCTGGACGAGGTGTTCCTGCACCTCACGGACGGGGACCGCCGAGCGAAGGAGACCGCATGA